The Parabacteroides sp. AD58 genome includes a window with the following:
- a CDS encoding site-specific integrase: protein MKSTFSVIYYLKRQVVKKDGTVPVMGRITVDGSQTQFSCKLTVDPKLWDTKGGRVTGRSTAALETNRMLDKMRVRINKHYQEIMERDNFVTAEKVKNAFLGLEHRYHTLLQVFRQHNEDYAKQVEAGMKAKGTFNKYKIVYKHLQEFLTIRYHVKDIALKELTPAFISDFEMFLRTDKHCCTNTVWLYVCPLRTMVFIAINNEWLTRDPFREYEIKKEETTRSFLTKDEIRLLMEGKLKNAKQELYRDLYLFCAFTGLSFADMRNLTEENIRTYFDEHEWININRQKTGVVSNIRMLDIAKRIIDKYRGLCGDGRIFPVPHYNTCLAGIRTVAKRCGITKHITWHQSRHTAATTVFLSNGVPIETVSSMLGHKSIKTTQIYAKITKEKLNQDMENLAARLNQIEEFAGCTI from the coding sequence ATGAAGAGTACATTTTCAGTTATCTACTACCTCAAACGTCAGGTAGTGAAAAAGGACGGGACAGTACCCGTCATGGGACGTATCACGGTGGACGGAAGCCAAACACAGTTCAGCTGCAAACTGACCGTCGATCCCAAGCTGTGGGACACCAAAGGAGGACGTGTCACGGGCAGAAGCACGGCTGCACTCGAAACGAACCGTATGCTCGACAAGATGCGCGTACGCATCAACAAGCACTATCAGGAAATCATGGAGCGTGACAACTTCGTCACTGCGGAAAAGGTGAAAAACGCCTTTCTCGGACTGGAACACCGCTACCACACGCTGTTGCAGGTGTTCCGGCAACACAACGAGGACTATGCCAAGCAGGTGGAGGCAGGCATGAAAGCCAAAGGCACGTTTAACAAGTACAAGATCGTTTACAAGCACCTGCAAGAGTTTCTCACCATCCGCTACCATGTGAAGGACATTGCCCTGAAAGAGCTTACACCCGCTTTCATTTCCGATTTTGAAATGTTCCTGCGCACGGACAAACACTGCTGCACCAATACCGTGTGGCTGTATGTCTGCCCGCTTCGGACGATGGTGTTCATCGCCATCAACAATGAGTGGCTCACGCGCGACCCGTTCCGTGAGTATGAAATCAAGAAGGAGGAAACGACCCGCAGCTTTCTGACGAAAGATGAAATCCGCCTGCTGATGGAAGGCAAGCTGAAGAATGCGAAGCAAGAACTGTATCGTGATTTATACCTATTCTGCGCCTTCACGGGCTTGTCGTTCGCCGATATGCGCAACCTGACGGAAGAGAATATCCGCACCTACTTTGATGAACACGAGTGGATAAACATCAACCGCCAGAAGACGGGTGTGGTGTCCAACATCCGTATGCTCGACATAGCGAAGCGCATCATCGACAAATACCGTGGGCTGTGCGGGGACGGCAGGATATTCCCCGTACCCCACTATAACACGTGCCTTGCCGGAATCCGGACCGTCGCCAAGCGTTGCGGTATCACCAAGCATATTACATGGCATCAAAGCCGCCATACGGCCGCCACGACGGTGTTCCTCTCCAACGGCGTACCTATCGAAACGGTCAGTTCCATGCTGGGACACAAGAGCATAAAGACAACGCAGATATACGCGAAAATAACCAAAGAGAAGCTCAATCAAGACATGGAGAACCTTGCCGCGAGATTGAACCAAATCGAGGAATTTGCAGGTTGTACCATCTAA
- a CDS encoding helix-turn-helix domain-containing protein: MMNENNNVFTLEDEPLATVVQNMRKGSKWLSAFLENYRPPLDGERYLTDREVAELLRVSRRTLQEYRNNRVLPFILLGGKVLYPESGLRELLEANYRKPIE; encoded by the coding sequence ATGATGAACGAGAACAACAATGTTTTTACACTGGAGGACGAGCCGCTTGCCACCGTGGTGCAGAATATGCGCAAAGGCTCTAAATGGCTCTCCGCATTTTTGGAAAACTACCGTCCGCCGCTGGACGGGGAACGTTACCTGACGGACAGGGAGGTGGCGGAGTTGCTCCGTGTGAGCCGCCGTACCTTGCAGGAATACCGCAACAACAGGGTGTTGCCCTTCATCCTTTTAGGAGGAAAAGTGCTTTACCCCGAATCGGGATTGCGTGAACTGCTGGAGGCGAATTACCGCAAGCCAATAGAATAA
- a CDS encoding DUF3945 domain-containing protein: MAKKKSEKDVLIVRDEKTGEISVVAGLDADGSPKRTPAKAENAQSFLQFDRHGDVLDNFFKNFFRQCKEPSRFGFYRVAADQADKLMEVMKDLLKDPEANKELLAPHKVDTSGYEKQVKEEQTAEKTEQTEQKQEEQPKEKQEQEEMEKKQEQNQESPQQQAQGRRGYQPIDESKINWQELEEKWGVKRDDLEKSGDLQKMLNYGKSDLVKVSPKFGGEAFELDARLSFKKDGEGNVSLVPHFIRKEQKLDEYKEHKFSDEDRKNLRETGNLGRVVDIVDKETGEIIPSFISIDRKTNEITDIPANKVRIPERIGKTEITKQEQDMLRAGLPVRDKLIERNDGRKFVTTLQVNVEQRGVEFVPGTGRSPRTAQTQEAKNNLTQGQAQGMENSAAPQKEQRRNTWTNADGSIRPISKWSGMNFTDQQKADYAAGKAIKLENVTDKQGFHATMYIKFNPEKGRPYRYDTNPDNAQKVAPSNESRTQVAVNSEGKTNEATKNLKEPLQKGQTAPKDDKQQQQQEKPQKKNNKGMKM, translated from the coding sequence ATGGCAAAGAAAAAAAGTGAAAAGGACGTGCTGATAGTCCGTGACGAGAAGACGGGCGAAATCAGCGTGGTAGCCGGGCTGGATGCCGACGGTTCCCCCAAGCGTACCCCCGCGAAAGCGGAGAACGCGCAGAGTTTCCTGCAATTCGACCGCCACGGCGATGTGCTGGACAACTTCTTCAAAAACTTCTTCCGGCAGTGCAAGGAACCCAGCCGCTTCGGTTTCTACCGTGTCGCGGCAGACCAAGCCGACAAACTGATGGAGGTGATGAAAGACCTGCTGAAAGACCCCGAAGCCAACAAGGAACTGCTTGCGCCCCACAAGGTGGACACTTCCGGCTACGAAAAGCAGGTGAAGGAAGAACAGACCGCCGAAAAGACGGAGCAGACGGAACAAAAGCAGGAAGAGCAGCCCAAAGAAAAACAAGAACAGGAAGAAATGGAAAAGAAGCAGGAACAGAATCAGGAAAGCCCGCAACAACAGGCACAGGGCAGACGGGGCTACCAGCCCATCGACGAGAGCAAAATCAACTGGCAGGAGTTGGAAGAGAAATGGGGCGTGAAACGTGACGACCTTGAAAAGTCCGGTGACCTTCAGAAGATGCTCAACTACGGCAAATCCGACTTGGTAAAGGTGTCGCCCAAGTTTGGCGGCGAGGCTTTTGAACTGGACGCCCGCCTTTCCTTTAAGAAAGACGGTGAAGGCAATGTCAGCCTCGTGCCGCACTTCATCCGCAAGGAGCAGAAACTCGACGAGTACAAGGAACACAAGTTTTCGGACGAAGACCGTAAGAACCTGCGCGAAACGGGCAATCTCGGCAGGGTCGTGGACATCGTGGACAAGGAAACGGGTGAAATCATCCCCTCGTTCATCAGCATAGACCGCAAGACAAATGAAATCACGGACATACCAGCAAACAAAGTGCGCATACCGGAGCGCATCGGAAAGACGGAAATCACCAAACAGGAACAGGATATGCTGCGTGCCGGGCTGCCCGTGCGCGACAAACTTATTGAGCGCAACGACGGCAGGAAATTCGTCACCACTCTTCAAGTGAATGTAGAGCAGCGAGGCGTGGAGTTCGTACCGGGAACCGGCAGGTCGCCGCGTACTGCCCAGACGCAGGAAGCCAAGAACAATCTCACACAAGGACAGGCTCAGGGCATGGAAAATTCCGCAGCCCCACAGAAAGAGCAACGCCGCAACACGTGGACGAACGCCGACGGCAGCATCCGCCCCATCAGCAAATGGAGCGGCATGAACTTCACCGACCAGCAGAAAGCCGATTATGCAGCGGGTAAGGCGATAAAGCTGGAGAACGTGACAGACAAACAGGGTTTCCATGCCACGATGTATATCAAGTTCAACCCGGAGAAGGGTCGTCCTTATCGCTACGACACCAATCCTGACAACGCACAGAAGGTAGCCCCCTCCAACGAAAGCCGCACACAGGTGGCGGTGAACAGCGAGGGCAAGACCAACGAGGCGACCAAGAACCTGAAAGAGCCGTTGCAGAAGGGACAGACCGCTCCGAAGGACGACAAACAGCAACAGCAGCAGGAGAAACCACAGAAGAAAAACAACAAGGGCATGAAGATGTAA
- a CDS encoding helix-turn-helix domain-containing protein, whose protein sequence is MEIVSIEKKTFEMMLASFNALSEKVAALKRKNDGGRLERWLTGEEVCGQLRISPRTLQTLRDKRLIGYSQINRRFYYKQEEVKRLIPLIGTLYPGGR, encoded by the coding sequence ATGGAAATTGTATCTATCGAGAAAAAGACCTTCGAGATGATGTTGGCGTCCTTCAATGCCCTCTCGGAGAAGGTTGCCGCCCTGAAGCGCAAGAACGACGGAGGGCGGCTGGAAAGATGGCTCACGGGCGAGGAAGTCTGCGGGCAGTTGAGAATCAGCCCGCGCACGTTGCAGACGTTACGCGACAAACGGCTTATCGGCTACTCGCAGATAAACCGCAGGTTCTATTACAAGCAGGAAGAAGTCAAGAGGCTGATTCCGCTTATCGGTACGCTCTATCCCGGCGGCAGATAA
- a CDS encoding helix-turn-helix domain-containing protein, producing MELLTRNNFESWMQKLVERLDRQDELLLSLQPSGKTPNPMERIRMFDNQDLCMLLQISKRTLQRYRSIGALPYKTLGKKTYYSEEDVLTFLSGHVKDFKKEDIAFYKARIHNFFQK from the coding sequence ATGGAACTGCTTACCCGAAACAATTTCGAGAGCTGGATGCAGAAACTGGTTGAACGGCTCGACCGTCAGGACGAACTGCTGCTCTCCTTGCAACCGTCCGGCAAAACCCCAAACCCGATGGAACGTATCAGGATGTTCGACAACCAAGACCTCTGTATGCTGCTCCAGATCAGCAAGCGCACCCTACAACGCTACCGCAGCATCGGCGCGTTGCCGTATAAGACGCTCGGCAAAAAGACCTATTACAGCGAGGAGGACGTGCTGACGTTCCTTTCCGGACACGTAAAGGACTTCAAAAAAGAAGATATAGCCTTCTACAAGGCTCGTATCCATAATTTCTTTCAAAAATAA
- a CDS encoding DUF1896 domain-containing protein, which produces MNNKKKNEGQTDFSYYGLYLLDYLRTNRFEQATDEAFIRERADRAAGTYERAMLEGYPAAGAQELAMRTLTEGLRYSKYAILREVVENEFADDVPEAERESFTRKLLPLVGNVFSIYDLSDDNFALSPDYDLLYTELTGAVVLYIEEYGV; this is translated from the coding sequence ATGAACAACAAGAAGAAAAACGAGGGGCAGACCGACTTTTCCTACTACGGTCTGTACCTGCTAGACTATCTCCGAACAAACAGATTTGAACAGGCGACCGACGAAGCCTTCATCCGTGAACGCGCCGACCGTGCCGCCGGAACGTATGAACGGGCAATGCTCGAAGGCTATCCCGCCGCAGGTGCGCAGGAATTGGCTATGCGCACGCTGACGGAGGGGCTTCGCTACTCCAAGTACGCCATCCTGCGCGAAGTCGTAGAGAACGAGTTTGCCGACGACGTGCCGGAAGCGGAGCGTGAATCCTTTACCCGAAAACTGCTGCCGCTTGTCGGAAACGTATTCTCCATTTATGACCTTTCGGATGACAATTTCGCCCTGTCGCCCGATTATGACCTGCTCTACACGGAGCTGACGGGGGCTGTCGTCCTTTATATAGAGGAATATGGCGTTTAA
- a CDS encoding helix-turn-helix domain-containing protein codes for MKVITMESSVFTALTEQIAEIAAHVRAVSGERKEKSADRLLTTREAAHLLNVSTRTLQRMRSEHRIGYVVLRGKCRYRQSEIDRLLADCTVMEDAATPTEMKRNHTLRTGGGKPKGRRT; via the coding sequence ATGAAAGTAATAACGATGGAAAGTTCCGTCTTCACCGCATTGACGGAACAGATAGCCGAGATAGCGGCACACGTGCGTGCCGTTTCCGGCGAAAGAAAGGAAAAATCCGCAGACAGGTTGCTCACCACCCGTGAGGCGGCGCACCTGCTGAATGTGAGTACCCGCACCCTCCAGCGTATGCGCAGCGAGCATCGCATCGGCTATGTGGTGCTGCGCGGCAAGTGCCGCTACCGCCAGTCTGAAATCGACCGCCTGCTTGCGGACTGCACCGTCATGGAAGACGCGGCGACACCGACGGAAATGAAACGCAACCATACGCTGCGCACGGGAGGCGGCAAACCCAAAGGAAGGAGGACGTGA
- a CDS encoding type IA DNA topoisomerase: protein MKTIIAEKPSVAREIARIVGATKREEGYFEGGGYAVTWAFGHLVQLAMPDGYGIRGFVRGNLPVIPGTFTLIPRQEKTEKGYKSDSGVVSQIKIIARLFKESEQIIVATDAGREGELIFRYLYHYIGCTTPFVRLWISSLTDKAIREGLRNLEAGDKYDNLYLAAKARSESDWLVGINGTQALSIAAGHGTYSVGRVQTPTLAMVCARYWENRRFTVEPFWQLHIAADGGNGDTVKFSSSEKWKEKEPATELYNKVKEAGTATVTKAERKEKIEDTPLLYDLTTLQKEANAKHGFTAEQTLEIAQKLYEKKLITYPRTGSRYIPEDVFVEIPKLLAFIGNLPEWKDKVNPKAVPTRRSVDGGKVTDHHALLVTGEKPLFLSKEDNTVYQMIAGRMIEAFSEKCVKDTATVTAECAGAEFVVKGSVIRQVGWRAVYGEEEKEETIIPGWQEDDRLALKAASITEGKTKPKPLHTEASLLSAMETAGKEIEDDALRQALKDCGIGTPATRAAIIETLFKRGYMERCKKSLVPTEKGLALYSVVKTMLIADVAMTGEWEKELARIERGELLADTFRKEIEAYTKEITSELLSCDKLFARRDSGCKCPKCGTGSMQFYGKVVRCDNAECGLPVFRLKANRTLTDDEIKDLLTDGHTKLLKGFKSKQGKSFDAVVAFDGDYNTTFVFPERKSKATSARRRK, encoded by the coding sequence ATGAAGACAATCATTGCAGAAAAGCCATCCGTGGCACGTGAAATCGCCCGCATCGTGGGCGCGACAAAAAGAGAGGAAGGATATTTCGAGGGAGGCGGCTATGCCGTGACATGGGCATTCGGACACCTCGTCCAGCTTGCCATGCCCGACGGCTACGGCATACGTGGTTTCGTCCGTGGTAACCTGCCCGTCATCCCCGGAACCTTCACGCTCATTCCCCGTCAGGAAAAGACAGAGAAAGGCTACAAGTCCGACAGCGGCGTGGTGTCGCAGATAAAAATCATCGCCCGTCTTTTCAAGGAAAGCGAGCAGATCATCGTGGCGACCGATGCCGGACGCGAAGGTGAGCTTATCTTCCGCTACCTCTACCACTATATCGGATGTACCACTCCTTTCGTGCGCCTTTGGATAAGCTCGCTTACCGACAAGGCTATCCGTGAGGGACTGCGCAACCTCGAAGCGGGCGACAAATACGACAACCTCTACCTTGCCGCCAAAGCACGGAGCGAATCCGACTGGCTTGTGGGCATCAACGGCACGCAGGCACTCTCCATCGCCGCTGGACACGGCACATATTCCGTCGGACGGGTACAGACACCTACGCTGGCGATGGTATGCGCACGTTACTGGGAGAACCGCCGTTTCACGGTAGAACCGTTCTGGCAGCTCCATATCGCCGCAGACGGAGGCAACGGTGATACCGTGAAATTCTCGTCCTCCGAGAAATGGAAAGAGAAAGAGCCTGCGACGGAATTATATAATAAAGTAAAGGAAGCAGGCACAGCCACCGTCACGAAAGCGGAGCGCAAGGAGAAGATAGAGGACACTCCGCTCCTGTACGACCTGACCACGCTCCAGAAGGAGGCCAACGCCAAACACGGCTTCACAGCGGAGCAGACACTCGAAATCGCGCAGAAGCTCTACGAGAAGAAACTTATCACCTATCCGAGAACCGGAAGCCGCTACATCCCCGAAGACGTGTTCGTGGAAATTCCCAAGTTGCTCGCCTTCATCGGCAACCTGCCCGAATGGAAAGACAAAGTCAATCCGAAGGCAGTGCCGACACGCCGCAGCGTGGACGGCGGCAAGGTAACAGACCACCATGCCCTACTCGTCACGGGCGAGAAACCGCTGTTCCTCTCCAAAGAAGATAATACCGTCTATCAGATGATTGCCGGACGCATGATTGAGGCTTTCTCTGAAAAATGCGTCAAAGACACCGCTACTGTTACGGCGGAGTGTGCCGGAGCGGAGTTCGTGGTGAAAGGCAGTGTTATCAGGCAAGTCGGGTGGCGTGCAGTCTATGGCGAGGAAGAGAAAGAGGAGACCATCATACCCGGCTGGCAGGAAGACGATAGGCTGGCACTGAAAGCCGCCTCCATCACGGAAGGTAAGACCAAGCCTAAGCCGCTGCATACCGAAGCCTCCCTGCTGTCCGCAATGGAAACGGCTGGCAAGGAGATAGAGGACGACGCGCTGCGTCAGGCATTGAAGGATTGCGGCATCGGCACGCCTGCCACCCGTGCAGCCATCATCGAAACGCTTTTCAAACGCGGTTACATGGAACGTTGCAAGAAGTCGCTTGTACCCACCGAAAAAGGGCTTGCCCTCTACTCGGTCGTGAAGACGATGCTCATCGCCGACGTCGCCATGACGGGTGAATGGGAGAAGGAACTGGCACGCATCGAGCGCGGGGAACTGCTCGCCGATACCTTCCGCAAGGAGATAGAGGCGTACACAAAGGAGATTACCTCCGAACTGCTCTCGTGCGACAAACTGTTCGCCCGCAGGGATTCCGGCTGCAAGTGTCCCAAGTGCGGGACGGGCAGTATGCAGTTCTACGGCAAGGTCGTCCGCTGCGACAACGCGGAGTGCGGGCTGCCCGTGTTCCGCCTGAAGGCAAACCGTACCCTCACCGATGACGAAATCAAAGACCTGCTCACCGACGGACACACGAAACTGCTCAAAGGTTTCAAGAGCAAGCAGGGCAAGAGTTTCGATGCCGTGGTTGCCTTTGACGGGGACTACAACACGACTTTCGTGTTCCCCGAAAGGAAAAGTAAGGCAACCTCTGCGAGAAGAAGAAAATAA